CCAGACGCTCCTGCCCAGGGGGCCGTGAGGTGGGAGCTGTTGTGCCGCCTCGCATTGTGGGAatggggagctgtggctgttaGGAGGGATCTGCTCTCCTGGGGGCTTTCCAAAGCGGTCAGAGCACCCAGGGTCTATCccggcagctctggggtgcaTGGGGAGGACAGGGGAGCCGGGCACACATGCTGGGTTTGGGCTGGGCTTGGGATGGTACGTGGCTTGGCTCTGCATCCCACCTGTGGGATCCCGTCCACCACATCCTCCCACGCTTGCCTCCTGCTCCAGGTGCCGCAGGACGAGTGGAGCGGGTACCCGGCGGGCAAGGACGGGGAGATCCCGTGCCGGCGGATGCGCAGCGGCAGCTACATCAAGGCCATGGGCGATGAGGACAGCGCCGACTCGGACATCAGCGCCAAagtgctgcccagggcggccaCGCGGCGAGACAGCTACCGCCGTTCCTCCAGCGCTGACCAGGCCAGGACCAAGTAAgggctgctgcctcccagccccatcccagcaccgtAGGCAGCAGCGGGGCCCTGGGCCAGGGCTCCCTGGGAGGACgagtccctgctcatggcattGTCCCCACTCACACCACCCTCCCTTCTCACAGCCGCACTCCCCAGAGCAGCGGCACcgagccctgtccctgctctgtgtcaaGGCACTGGGGGGGACGTGGCTATGCTGGCCTTTCTGAGgggacctgctgctgcagccacgtGCAGACCATGGGGAGAAGAGGCATGTTCAAAGGGGGGTGACTGAGATGTGCTCCAGTCCCGGTGGGTGACAGTTTTGGGGTCAGTGAGGaatggggacagcagcagtggcCGGCGGGAGAATCGCTCTGGCTGCATTTCCAAATGCTCTGCTGGAATGTGTTGCTTTTGGTGCGATCCCTTCTATTCCCACTGTCTCTCATTAGGTTTGCAAGTAGGCACTATTCTGATTCATATATCTGTaactgtcccagctgctgcacgCCACCGCGAATGCTCCCGCGGGGACAGAGCTACGGGCGTTCCTTCACCACCGGCCAGGTACGTTCCGTGACACAGGATTCACAGGCTGTGAATTCAACAGGGATGTTGCTCTGAGCATCCCTTGCCCTGGCTCAGCCTCACCCACCGCTCTCCCCAGATCAACGATGAGCTCAACCACCAGTTTGAGGCTGTTTGCGAGTCGGTTTTTGGCGAGGTGGAGTCGCAGGCCGTGGAGGCGCTGGACCTGCCTGGCTGCTTCCGCATGCGGAGCCACAGCTACCTGCGGGCCATCCAGGCGGGCTGCTCCCAGGACGATGACTGTCTCTCACTCTTCTCCATGTCGGCCCCTCCTGGGCCACCCATCACCAGCAGCATCCTGAAGCCCAGCACTTGTGAGTCCTGGGGGGATTGCGAGGGCTTGGCCGCGTGAGGGAACCCCACGTCTCCCTAcctgctcacctgggcacttgccaagggctgctgctgccctcctcCTGGCCCTTTACCCCTATAGTGCCCAGAACAGGGTGTGATCATCCTGCTCATCACCCAGTCCCAGTCAGGGGGCTGgtctgtgtccccagcacccaTTTGtcatcccctccttccctccacttCCAGCCCCATCTCTGCCCCTTGCTGGGTGCTACAGCAGTGTGGCCAGTGTGTGTTTGGGGTGCTTTCCTGATCCCAAAACCTGGTCCAACAGCCCCTCTGAACTCCAGTCTGTATCTAACCCAGCTCAGGGGCAAACCCTGTGGGGCCACGGTCCTTGTGCTGTGGGAGGAGATGGGCAGCATTCCCTGGGGACCCTGTTCGTGGCGGGAAATGAGCAAATGTCTGTGTTTTCACGTGCCTTTTCATCCTGCGCCTCTCCCACAACAGCCTTCAGTTACAGAAAAGCTccacctcccatccctccaGGAACCAAAGCCAAACCTCTCATCTCTGTCACGGCGCAGAGCAGCACCGAGTCCACCCACGAGAGCTACCTGCCCAGCGACATCGCCCGCAGCCCCGCCTGGTCCAAAGATGCTGCAGCCCGCTGCAACTCGGCCGAGAGCCTGGAGAGCTCCAAGGTGACGGCCGTGGCTCTCGACCTGCCCCCGGTCCAGCCCCGTGCTGCTCCCAAGCCCTCCACACTCATCATCAAGGCCATCCCAGGCCGGGAGGAGCTGAGGAGCTTGGCTCGGCAGCGGAAGTGGCGTCCCTCCATTGGCGTCCAGGTGGGCTCCGCTCCTCCCTGAGGGCTGCTCAAGTGGTGTGGGCCATGCTGAGAGACACCACGCTGCATTTTGGGGTTGCCCTCCAGCGCTCTCCCTCTGCCTCTTGGCAGGTTGAGGCCGTCTCTGACTCGGATACGGAGAGCCGGAGCCAGAGGGAGTTCCACTCCATCGGGGTGCAGGTGGAAGAGGACAAAAGGTACCCCATGGACTGGGCTGAGACCTGCTGCATTGAAGCATTGAGTTCCAGGGGGCTTTCTGAGCTCACAACACCACCACTACCCCACAGAATCTTTTCCCTCCCCCCTCTGGCTGAAACCCCAGAGCTCAGTGCCATCCTCATCCCAGGCTAGCTGCCCACACCTGGGGCAGCATTTAGCCTTTCCTTTGTCCTCGATTCtgcccagggaaggggctgccctATTGCTGTCCTGTGCTCTCCTTTGCTGGCTCAACCCTTAGCTTTGAGCCCACGCTGGGTGCAAATGAAACCTTTGGGCGTTTTTGCAGTTAACTATGACATTttggctgggatgggaatgcCAGGTGCGCCAGAACCTGAATGGCCTGTGGGAGGTGAGCTCCGGCATTGTGCCCATGCAGCCTGGTGCACGCTCCTCTCCATCCTCGGTCCATTGCTGGTAGCCATGGAAAcaggctgagagcagaggagatgaGGGACTGGCAGatcgcagctgctcagggttgTTCCTGTGGCCCTGAATGCTTTGGGATCCACCCCGGCATCCCCAACCCAGTCTTACCTGTGGGCATCCCTCATCCTGCCCCTGCCTCTGTAGTACCTGGCGGGGGGACAGGACAATACCTGCTGGCCTCGAGGGTCCCCAAGCTCTCCCTGTCTCCGCAGGCGAGCACGCTTCAAGCGCTCCAACAGCGTGACAGCGGGCGTGCAGGCGGACCTGGAGCTCGAGGGCTTCACCGGCCTGGCCGTGGCCACCGAGGACAAAGCCCTGCAGTTCGGGCGACCCTTCCAGCGGCACTCCTCGGAGCCCGAGTCGGGCCGGCAGTACGCCGTGTACAAGACGGTGCACACGCAGGGGCAGTGGGCGTACCGTGAGGATTACCAGCTGCAGTACGACACGGTGGAGGTGCCCCGGCGGGATGCCTGGATAGAGAGGGGCTCCCGCAGCCTCCCTGACTCCGGCCGCGCCTCCCCGTGCCACCGCGACGGGGAGTGGTTCATCAAACTGCTGCAAGCAGAGGTGGAGAAGATGGAGGGCTGGTGCCAGCAGATGGAGAGGGAGGCGGAGGACTATGACCTGCCCGAGGAGAGTGAGTTGGGTGGGGTGTTGTGGCAAAGAGTGGGGCTGGGGGTCTTGCAGAGCTGGGGGGGCACAGTCAttgtcctgcagtgttcccaCCTTGGAGCATCTTTGCTGCCAAGGCTAAAGAGGTTAGGAACACCTCTGGGGCTAGAGGGATATGAAAGAGGAGACACAATGTGTTGGAGGGCTGTGAGCTGCTCGTGACTGTCTGCTCTGCCCCCCAGTCCTGGAGAAGATCCGGAGCGCGgtgggcagtgcccagctcctCATGTCCCAGAAGGTGCAGCAGTTCTATCGCCTCTGCCAGCAGAACATGGTGAGTGtgggcagctgtgctggggggcagctgtgctggggaggggggtgtCTCACACTCTCAGCCAGTGACTATGGACCACCGTGGAGGAGAGCTGGACATAGAGCCACCAGCAGAGGGAGGTGGGATGGCCCTGTGGCCAGCAGAGCTAATGTCCCACCAGTGAATGAGGATGACagtctgtccctctgtccccacaggATCCCAATGCATTCCCTGTGCCCACTTTCCAAGACCTGGCTGGCTTCTGGgacctcctgcagctctccatCGAGGATGTCAGCATGAAGTTTGgggagctccagcagctcaaGGCCAATGGGTGGAAGATCATGGAGCCCAAGGTAAGGGCAGGGCTCCGCCACTGGCACTTGAACCTGTCACTTCTCCCCCCTCATCTGCATCCAAGCCACTGCTGGGCTCTCACTGGTGACTGCTTTCAGCAAACCCTTGaaaaacagagctgggaaaaagtGAGGCTAGGGAAGGGCTGTTGTCCCACTGATGTATCCCAGCTGCCTGGAAAGGGCCAAGCAGGGTCCTGGCACGGGATAGATAAAGGGATTCAGTGCAGCCCTGTCTTGCAACCTGTACGAGGGTCTGTGGAGCCTCCCACCATGGCTTTGTCTTTATCGCCCAGAGCGGCGGCTGTGGCCAGCCCCCTGGGATGCCCGCTCGGGGGAGGTCCCAGCCTGAAGCCCCTGTTTTGTGtgcaggaggagaagaaggtGCCTCCCCCGATACCAAAGAAGCCGCCGCGCTCCAAGGTGCACCCGGTGAAGGAGCGCTCCCTGGACTCGGTGGACCGGCAGCGGCAGGAGGCCCGCAAGCGGCTCCTGGCAGCCAAGCGAGCCGCCTCCTTCCGCCAGAGCTCGGCCACTGAGAGCGCGGACAGCATCGAGATCTACATCCCCGAGGCGCAGACCCGGCTGTGACCGCAGCCTCCGCTTTTCTACCCGGACTGGACGGCGCGGCCGTAGCTCACTGTGATGGGGGGCCGCGGGGACACCCTGGGGCAGCTCTTGGCCCCACTCACAGCTTCTCTCTTTTCTATCTTAGCCCTTTCGTGGATCCGACGGCGGGTGACCGCAAAGCCCGGTTCTGTCCCGTCCCCTTACCCCCTCCCTGCCCGCATGCCCCtgccagcctctcctggggtCCGgggctctccctccctctgccctccctggggctgtgtcccaGCTTTCTGTCCCTTTCCCACTCCCTAGCCCTTCTGCACACCCGTCCCTGCATCCCAACCCAAAGAGAGGTGACCTCCAGCACCCGGTCCGGCCGGgctggaggggagggggctgcaggcaggccCCCCCGCCTCTCTGT
Above is a genomic segment from Cinclus cinclus chromosome 26, bCinCin1.1, whole genome shotgun sequence containing:
- the DLGAP3 gene encoding disks large-associated protein 3 translates to MKGYHGERSQTQPSSGHRCRYIPEDCEHPADYIPHSPEGRPPYLLSPSEPRSLEHPYCPAQSPGAASECPGGPLSEPPSASASSTFPRMHHAQQPYDSCDECMATAHPASKINRLPPTLLDQFEKQLPLHHDGFHTLQYPRAGGAEPRSESPSRIRHLVHSVQKLFAKSHSLEAPAKRDYNGAKMDGRGDGYHHHHHHHHHHHHHQSRHGKRSKSKDRKVDSRHRSKMLGWWSSDDNLDSDSSYMVSGRHAADQGTQYCVDAPESAFRDLTLKSLKGGGEGKCLACAGMSMSLDGQTLKRSAWHTMTVSQAREAYPSAGSSEKTLMLQEGKAKDRAYQYLQVPQDEWSGYPAGKDGEIPCRRMRSGSYIKAMGDEDSADSDISAKVLPRAATRRDSYRRSSSADQARTKFASRHYSDSYICNCPSCCTPPRMLPRGQSYGRSFTTGQINDELNHQFEAVCESVFGEVESQAVEALDLPGCFRMRSHSYLRAIQAGCSQDDDCLSLFSMSAPPGPPITSSILKPSTSFSYRKAPPPIPPGTKAKPLISVTAQSSTESTHESYLPSDIARSPAWSKDAAARCNSAESLESSKVTAVALDLPPVQPRAAPKPSTLIIKAIPGREELRSLARQRKWRPSIGVQVEAVSDSDTESRSQREFHSIGVQVEEDKRRARFKRSNSVTAGVQADLELEGFTGLAVATEDKALQFGRPFQRHSSEPESGRQYAVYKTVHTQGQWAYREDYQLQYDTVEVPRRDAWIERGSRSLPDSGRASPCHRDGEWFIKLLQAEVEKMEGWCQQMEREAEDYDLPEEILEKIRSAVGSAQLLMSQKVQQFYRLCQQNMDPNAFPVPTFQDLAGFWDLLQLSIEDVSMKFGELQQLKANGWKIMEPKEEKKVPPPIPKKPPRSKVHPVKERSLDSVDRQRQEARKRLLAAKRAASFRQSSATESADSIEIYIPEAQTRL